The proteins below are encoded in one region of Mangifera indica cultivar Alphonso chromosome 7, CATAS_Mindica_2.1, whole genome shotgun sequence:
- the LOC123221013 gene encoding lysine-specific demethylase JMJ25-like isoform X5 → MDHPRSSSGNGEDNVGIPDDLRCKRSDGKQWRCTAMSMPDKTVCEKHYIQAKRRAANSALRASLKKAKRKPLVESDIYLESKSDDYDMPIVNMKDGDHPSVSGKKYMEKVSKSHFRYSPETPPTRSLSAHNSLKENDDLQRDVVDENLRSYKTPPHSAMDSSRNRSQKSTDASTMMEYSDGSMNCSEDTGGQICHQCRRNDRDRVIWCQKCDKRGYCDNCISTWYSDIPLEEIEKVCPACCGSCNCKSCLRGDNMVKVRIREIPVLDKLQYLYSLLSAVLPVIKQIHQIQCFEVELEKKLYGKKLFMFNFQHITHMHNVTIFAIIFPGNDIDLVRTKLNADEQMCCNFCRIPIIDYHRHCGNCLIDLCLSCCQDLRGPSTSDMKGENHATLRSQGSKTVSEQVKISRLGINISERFPGWKANSDGSIQCPPKEHGGCGHRSLNLSRIFKMNWVAKLVKNVEEMVSGCKVHDAGTVQLTGLNNTRLLQCAHRDNGEDNFLYCPSSQDIKSEGIGNFRKHWVKGEPVIIKQVCDRPSMSVWDPKEIWRGIRETTDEKSKDENRTVKAIDCLDWSEVDIELSQFINGYSEGRYRKDGQPEILKLKDWPSSSASEEFLLYHKPEFTSKLPLLEYIHSRLGFLNVAAKLPHYSLQNDVGPKIYMSYGTNEELGRGDSVTNLHFNMRDMVYLLVHMCEVKQKKAEAEKIQRSASEFEMNESAENPEKSLNEGKLPDISLDGHDVKNECGEKSAEDEDEVMEDQGIETNINEEKVINSELLNGDGEDKSEKSLPGAHWDIFRRQDVPKLVKYLQEHWDEFGEPGDDIKDFATRPLYEEKVYLNGDRKRKLKEEFGVEPWSFEQHLGQAVFVPAGCPYQVRNLQVGKISLYAASSAIKEVQKLVLDPKLGTELGFEDPNLTAAVSKNLDDVMKHKQITCA, encoded by the exons ATGGATCATCCACGGTCAAGTTCAGGGAATGGTGAAGACAATGTTGGGATTCCGGATGATTTGCGGTGCAAGAGGTCTGATGGGAAACAGTGGAGATGCACTGCAATGTCTATGCCAGATAAAACAGTGTGTGAAAAACATTATATCCAGGCAAAGAGGAGAGCTGCAAATTCGGCATTAAGGGCTAGTTTGAAGAAAGCAAAAAGGAAACCTTTAGTTGAAAGTGACATATACTTGGAGAGTAAAAGTGATGATTATGACATGCCAATTGTGAACATGAAAGATGGTGACCATCCTTCTGTGTCTGGCAAGAAATATATGGAGAAGGTGTCCAAAAGCCATTTTCGCTATTCACCTGAAACACCTCCTACAAGGAGCTTGTCAGCACATAATTCTCTGAAGGAAAATGATGATTTACAGCGAGATGTTGTAGACGAGAATTTGAGGTCTTATAAGACACCACCCCATTCTGCCATGGACTCTTCCAGAAATAGATCTCAAAAGAGTACCGATGCTAGTACTATGATG GAATATTCAGATGGAAGCATGAATTGTTCTGAAGATACTGGTggacaaatttgtcatcagtgCCGGAGGAATGATAGAGATAGAGTTATTTGGTGCCAAAAATGTGATAAGAGAGGATATTGTGATAACTGTATCTCAACATG GTACTCAGACATCCCATTGGAAGAAATTGAGAAGGTCTGTCCTGCATGTTGTGGTTCTTGTAACTGCAAGTCATGCTTACGTGGGGATAATATGGTTAAG GTAAGGATACGAGAAATACCTGTCCTGGACAAGTTGCAGTATCTCTATTCCCTTCTGTCTGCTGTGCTTCCTGTGATTAAACAGATCCATCAAATTCAGTGCTTTGAAGTAGAACTGGAAAAAAAACTTTATGGTAAAAAGCTTTTCATGTTCAATTTTCAGCATATAACACATATGCATAATGTGACAATTTTTGCAATTATTTTTCCAGGCAATGACATAGATCTTGTCAGGACAAAATTGAATGCAGATGAACAGATGTGCTG CAACTTCTGTAGAATACCTATCATTGATTATCACCGGCATTGTGGAAATTGCTTGATAGATCTGTGCCTTAGTTGCTGTCAAGATCTTCGAGGACCATCTACAAGTGATATGAAAGGAGAAAATCATGCTACTTTGAGAAGTCAAGGCTCAAAAACTGTGTCCGAGCAAGTTAAAATATCCAGACTGGGAATAAATATATCTGAAAGGTTCCCTGGCTGGAAAGCCAATAGTGATGGCAGTATTCAATGCCCCCCCAAGGAGCATGGTGGCTGTGGTCATCGATCATTGAACCTTAGCcgaatatttaaaatgaattggGTTGCAAAACTAGTGAAGAATGTGGAGGAAATGGTTAGTGGCTGTAAGGTTCATGATGCTGGAACTGTTCAATTAACTGGGTTGAACAATACAAGACTCCTCCAGTGTGCTCACAGAGACAATGGAGAGGATAACTTCTTGTACTGCCCATCATCTCAAGATATTAAAAGTGAAGGGATTGGCAATTTTAGAAAACATTGGGTCAAGGGTGAACCTGTTATTATTAAGCAGGTATGTGACAGGCCATCCATGTCAGTCTGGGATCCAAAAGAAATATGGAGGGGGATTCGGGAGACAACAGATGAGAAGTCAAAAGATGAGAACAGAACAGTGAAGGCTATAGATTGCCTAGACTGGTCTGAG GTTGATATTGAACTTAGTCAGTTCATCAATGGATACTCAGAAGGACGATACCGCAAAGATGGTCAGCCAGAAATATTGAAATTGAAGGACTGGCCTTCTTCCAGTGCttctgaagaatttttattGTATCATAAACCTGAATTTACCAGTAAACTGCCTTTACTTGAGTATATCCATTCTCGGTTGGGTTTTCTAAATGTTGCTGCAAAACTACCTCATTATTCCTTGCAAAATGATGTTGgacctaaaatttatatgtctTATGGGACTAATGAGGAACTTGGTAGAGGTGATTCAGTGACCAATCTTCACTTCAATATGCGTGACATG GTATATTTGTTGGTGCACATGTGCGAAGTGAAGCAGAAGAAAGCTGAAGCTGAGAAGATCCAAAGATCTGCATCAGAATTTGAGATGAATGAATCAGCTGAGAATCCGGAAAAGAGTTTGAATGAAGGAAAGTTACCTGATATATCACTTGATGGACATGATGTGAAGAATGAATGTGGGGAAAAGTCTGCTGAAGACGAGGATGAGGTAATGGAGGATCAAGGGATTGAAACTAATATTAATGAAGAGAAAGTCATTAATTCTGAACTGTTAAATGGAGATGGTGAAGATAAGTCTGAAAAGAGTCTTCCAGGAGCACATTGGGATATCTTCCGTCGGCAGGATGTTCCAAAGTTAGTCAAGTATTTGCAAGAACACTGGGATGAGTTTGGGGAGCCTGGTGATGATATAAAGGATTTT GCTACACGTCCTCTTTATGAAGAAAAAGTATACTTGAATGGGGATcgtaaaagaaaattgaaagaagaaTTTG GAGTTGAGCCTTGGTCATTTGAACAGCATTTGGGGCAAGCTGTATTTGTTCCTGCTGGCTGCCCATATCAAGTGAGAAATCTTCAG
- the LOC123221090 gene encoding uncharacterized protein LOC123221090: MISVTKGDCEFDRKSATNTKEENEAKRRVSDEDVVDCLIKDENLLKSGVVNEVRVVPEAERSEEVRVRVWAPSEIGYNCNSTDNVMESGLEVETNKVSFNRIDRQNGDHFDVGNDKFDNKSDRVVSNVSRVEGHGEAYNSLLSEFDDFVANEKMNTGTSRALSYGFEVGDMVWGKVKSHPWWPGHIFNESFATSSVRRTRSDGHVLVAFFGDSSYGWFDPAELIPFDLYFAEKSQQTNARTFVKAVEEAVDEASRRRGLGLACKCRNPYNFRPTNVQGYFTVDVLDFELGGLYSADQINKAREGFRPSETLSFVKQLASAPQVCEEWSIDFIKNKATVFAFRKALFEEFDETYAQAFGVQPAHPYQDRAALLDESYRQSTRAPLSGPRVYAEALGGGKKKSMKVKDHSKKEKYLFKRRDELGDSRTYQISQGQEFSSTPSAVMESLSTLVAQDYVLQNRVPAAHMAVKIEETEFISKDSPGSSGDASGKETATIDRAPAFSGTPSGKVAAIDGRLSPDEMKERAELGIVLGSTSEGGCDILEKVVPGLTDGALQFSLLEEEVMVDIKNEGSAKMFRSKDCYQQSEPRILARGEEGHRLDQVQDSRPSIHSLPTNTKHSVGVSPDGKVKKPKALKRTLVDMSPPNSMMGEQKKKKKELGLKASSDNHQKRVAIGKVGLAVMKPTKKSSQVGLATREDTQVNNQRKDVGDGISVLPSVVTTPGVCMENIEVGLPQLLSDLHALAVNPFHGVGRNCPAIIRQYFLQFRSLAFVYQKNLLLSLSSETEPVDVRRAKSLSGVVTPGDNVRDLLSSKPVKHLARSDDLTKAGRKHLPSDRQEEIASKRLKKISLMKSLTTEKSGQRTSDGKRLEEKERTTTARAKPTRPDTIKKLEHPARAPKPTMLVMKFPPDTSLPSAAELKARFGRFGSIDQSAIRVFWKTSTCRVVFRYKADAQAAYKYANGNNALFGNVNVRYIVREVEAPAAAEVPETDKGRGDDPAVETSCMKDPVLDRPTHTPFLQPTIQLKSCLKKPTADEAGQVTGGNGSRGTARVKFMLGGEESSRTEPLMIGNRSNFNNNATSFADGGASSSVAMDFNSKNFQKVIVPPFSSPILPPPPQFAKPQFNNSHHSEVVSPPRNSRILNLLTVPLPPPTASTIDISQQMLSLLTRCNDVVTNVTGLLGYVPYHPL, encoded by the exons ATGATTTCTGTTACTAAGGGCGACTGTGAATTTGATAGAAAATCTGCTACTAATactaaggaagaaaatgagGCGAAGCGTAGGGTTTCAGACGAGGATGTTGTGGATTGTTTAATTAAAGATGAGAATTTGTTAAAATCGGGAGTGGTTAACGAAGTTAGGGTAGTTCCCGAGGCTGAAAGATCTGAGGAGGTTAGAGTTAGGGTTTGGGCTCCTTCGGAGATCGGTTATAATTGTAACAGTACAGATAATGTAATGGAATCTGGGCTTGAAGTTGAGACGAACAAAGTGAGTTTTAATCGAATTGATAGACAAAATGGTGACCATTTTGACGTtggaaatgataaatttgacaataaaagTGATAGAGTGGTGAGTAATGTCTCTAGGGTTGAGGGGCATGGAGAGGCTTATAATTCTTTGCTGTCAGAGTTTGATGATTTTGTGGCCAATGAAAAAATGAACACGGGAACATCAAGGGCGTTGAGTTATGGTTTTGAAGTGGGTGATATGGTATGGGGCAAGGTTAAATCACATCCATGGTGGCCGGGGCATATATTTAATGAATCTTTTGCGACTTCCTCGGTGCGTCGCACAAGGAGCGATGGTCATGTGTTGGTTGCTTTCTTTGGGGACAGTAGTTATGGGTGGTTTGACCCAGCTGAGCTTATTCCTTTTGACCTCTATTTTGCGGAGAAATCACAACAAACAAATGCTAGGACTTTTGTTAAGGCTGTGGAGGAAGCTGTGGATGAGGCGAGTAGGAGGCGTGGTCTTGGATTGGCATGTAAATGTAGGAACCCATATAATTTTCGGCCTACAAATGTTCAGGGGTACTTTACAGTTGACGTGCTGGATTTTGAGCTTGGTGGGCTTTATTCGGCTGATCAGATTAATAAGGCAAGAGAAGGGTTTCGGCCTTCTGAGACTCTTTCCTTTGTCAAACAATTGGCATCAGCACCACAAGTTTGTGAAGAGTGGAGCATTGATTTTATAAAGAATAAGGCTACTGTTTTTGCTTTTCGTAAGGCATTGTTTGAGGAGTTTGATGAGACTTACGCACAAGCTTTTGGTGTGCAGCCAGCACACCCTTATCAGGATCGAGCTGCTTTATTAGATGAGTCTTATAGACAGTCAACTAGAG CTCCTTTGAGTGGTCCAAGGGTATATGCTGAAGCTCTGGGCGGTGGGAAGAAAAAGTCTATGAAGGTCAAAGATcattcaaagaaagaaaaatatcttttcaAGCGAAGGGATGAACTAGGTGACTCAAGAACTTATCAGATTAGCCAAGGGCAAGAATTTTCATCAACACCATCTGCTGTCATGGAGTCATTGTCAACTTTGGTGGCTCAAGATTATGTGTTGCAGAACAGGGTTCCAGCAGCTCATATGGCAGTAAAAATTGAAGAAACTGAGTTTATAAGCAAGGACAGTCCAGGCTCAAGTGGGGATGCATCTGGAAAAGAAACTGCAACCATAGATCGTGCCCCAGCCTTCAGTGGTACTCCTAGCGGCAAAGTTGCTGCTATAGATGGAAGATTATCTCCAGATGAAATGAAAGAGAGGGCGGAACTGGGTATTGTTTTGGGTTCCACTAGTGAAGGTGGATGTGATATATTAGAAAAGGTGGTCCCAGGATTGACGGATGGTGCATTGCAATTTTCTTTACTGGAAGAGGAGGTTATGGTTGACATTAAAAATGAGGGGAGTGCAAAAATGTTCAGATCGAAAGACTGCTATCAGCAATCTGAAccaaggattttggcaagaggGGAAGAAGGTCATAGGTTAGATCAAGTTCAGGACAGTCGCCCAAGCATTCATTCTTTGCCAACTAACACAAAACATTCTGTTGGAGTTAGTCCTGATGGTAAAGTAAAAAAGCCTAAAGCTCTTAAGCGGACTCTAGTGGACATGAGCCCTCCTAACTCTATGATGGGGgagcaaaagaagaagaaaaaggagcTTGGCTTGAAAGCAAGTTCTGATAATCACCAGAAGCGTGTGGCTATTGGAAAAGTTGGGCTTGCAGTTATGAAGCCGACCAAAAAATCTTCTCAGGTTGGTTTAGCTACTAGGGAAGATACACAGGTTAATAATCAGAGAAAAGATGTTGGTGATGGTATTTCTGTGTTGCCTTCAGTTGTGACCACGCCAGGAGTTTGCATGGAGAATATTGAAGTTGGGCTTCCGCAGTTATTGAGTGATTTACATGCTCTCGCTGTCAATCCCTTTCATGGTGTGGGAAGGAATTGCCCTGCAATTATACGGCAGTACTTTCTGCAGTTCAGATCCCTTGCATTTGTATACCAGAAAAACTTGCTTCTATCACTGTCATCTGAGACTGAGCCTGTTGATGTTCGTCGTGCAAAATCTTTATCGGGTGTTGTTACTCCAGGTGATAATGTTAGAGATTTGCTGTCATCAAAACCAGTGAAACACCTAGCCAGGTCTGATGATCTTACAAAGGCTGGGCGAAAGCATCTTCCGTCTGATCGCCAGGAAGAAATTGCTTCAAAGCGATTGAAAAAGATTAGTCTTATGAAATCATTGACCACAGAGAAGTCTGGTCAGAGGACATCGGATGGCAAGCGATTAGAGGAAAAAGAACGCACGACAACTGCTCGTGCAAAGCCCACTAGACCTGATACTATAAAGAAATTAGAGCATCCAGCCAGAGCACCGAAGCCCACTATGCTGGTGATGAAGTTTCCTCCAGACACATCACTTCCATCTGCTGCTGAGCTTAAGGCTAGATTTGGTCGTTTTGGGTCGATAGACCAATCGGCTATCCGTGTGTTCTGGAAAACTTCAACGTGTCGAGTTGTGTTCCGCTACAAAGCTGATGCACAGGCAGCGTATAAATATGCTAATGGAAACAATGCTCTCTTCGGCAATGTGAATGTGCGATACATTGTTCGGGAGGTAGAAGCTCCTGCAGCAGCAGAAGTACCTGAAACTGACAAAGGCCGAGGAGATGACCCTGCCGTTGAGACCTCATGTATGAAGGATCCCGTTCTTGATCGACCAACACATACACCTTTCCTGCAGCCAACGATCCAGCTGAAGTCCTGTTTGAAGAAACCAACAGCTGATGAAGCTGGGCAGGTAACAGGTGGTAATGGCAGTAGAGGGACAGCTCGTGTAAAATTCATGTTGGGTGGGGAAGAAAGTAGTAGGACAGAGCCATTGATGATTGGTAATAGAAGCAACTTCAACAACAATGCTACTTCTTTTGCTGATGGTGGTGCATCTTCTTCTGTTGCAATGGATTTTAATAGTAAGAACTTTCAAAAGGTTATTGTTCCTCCATTTTCATCACCCATTTTGCCGCCGCCGCCACAATTTGCAAAACCACAATTTAATAATTCACATCATAGTGAAGTAGTATCACCGCCCAGAAATTCTCGCATTCTTAATCTACTCACAGTCCCACTCCCACCACCCACTGCCTCAACAATCGATATTTCACAGCAGATGTTAAGCCTTTTGACAAGATGCAATGATGTGGTAACCAATGTTACCGGATTATTAGGCTATGTGCCTTACCATCCTCTTTGA
- the LOC123221013 gene encoding lysine-specific demethylase JMJ25-like isoform X2 has product MDHPRSSSGNGEDNVGIPDDLRCKRSDGKQWRCTAMSMPDKTVCEKHYIQAKRRAANSALRASLKKAKRKPLVESDIYLESKSDDYDMPIVNMKDGDHPSVSGKKYMEKVSKSHFRYSPETPPTRSLSAHNSLKENDDLQRDVVDENLRSYKTPPHSAMDSSRNRSQKSTDASTMMEYSDGSMNCSEDTGGQICHQCRRNDRDRVIWCQKCDKRGYCDNCISTWYSDIPLEEIEKVCPACCGSCNCKSCLRGDNMVKVRIREIPVLDKLQYLYSLLSAVLPVIKQIHQIQCFEVELEKKLYGKKLFMFNFQHITHMHNVTIFAIIFPGNDIDLVRTKLNADEQMCCNFCRIPIIDYHRHCGNCLIDLCLSCCQDLRGPSTSDMKGENHATLRSQGSKTVSEQVKISRLGINISERFPGWKANSDGSIQCPPKEHGGCGHRSLNLSRIFKMNWVAKLVKNVEEMVSGCKVHDAGTVQLTGLNNTRLLQCAHRDNGEDNFLYCPSSQDIKSEGIGNFRKHWVKGEPVIIKQVCDRPSMSVWDPKEIWRGIRETTDEKSKDENRTVKAIDCLDWSEVDIELSQFINGYSEGRYRKDGQPEILKLKDWPSSSASEEFLLYHKPEFTSKLPLLEYIHSRLGFLNVAAKLPHYSLQNDVGPKIYMSYGTNEELGRGDSVTNLHFNMRDMVYLLVHMCEVKQKKAEAEKIQRSASEFEMNESAENPEKSLNEGKLPDISLDGHDVKNECGEKSAEDEDEVMEDQGIETNINEEKVINSELLNGDGEDKSEKSLPGAHWDIFRRQDVPKLVKYLQEHWDEFGEPGDDIKDFATRPLYEEKVYLNGDRKRKLKEEFGVEPWSFEQHLGQAVFVPAGCPYQVRNLQSTVQLGLDFLFPESLGEAVRLVEEIHCLPSEHEAKLQVLEVGKISLYAASSAIKEVQKLVLDPKLGTELGFEDPNLTAAVSKNLDDVMKHKQITCA; this is encoded by the exons ATGGATCATCCACGGTCAAGTTCAGGGAATGGTGAAGACAATGTTGGGATTCCGGATGATTTGCGGTGCAAGAGGTCTGATGGGAAACAGTGGAGATGCACTGCAATGTCTATGCCAGATAAAACAGTGTGTGAAAAACATTATATCCAGGCAAAGAGGAGAGCTGCAAATTCGGCATTAAGGGCTAGTTTGAAGAAAGCAAAAAGGAAACCTTTAGTTGAAAGTGACATATACTTGGAGAGTAAAAGTGATGATTATGACATGCCAATTGTGAACATGAAAGATGGTGACCATCCTTCTGTGTCTGGCAAGAAATATATGGAGAAGGTGTCCAAAAGCCATTTTCGCTATTCACCTGAAACACCTCCTACAAGGAGCTTGTCAGCACATAATTCTCTGAAGGAAAATGATGATTTACAGCGAGATGTTGTAGACGAGAATTTGAGGTCTTATAAGACACCACCCCATTCTGCCATGGACTCTTCCAGAAATAGATCTCAAAAGAGTACCGATGCTAGTACTATGATG GAATATTCAGATGGAAGCATGAATTGTTCTGAAGATACTGGTggacaaatttgtcatcagtgCCGGAGGAATGATAGAGATAGAGTTATTTGGTGCCAAAAATGTGATAAGAGAGGATATTGTGATAACTGTATCTCAACATG GTACTCAGACATCCCATTGGAAGAAATTGAGAAGGTCTGTCCTGCATGTTGTGGTTCTTGTAACTGCAAGTCATGCTTACGTGGGGATAATATGGTTAAG GTAAGGATACGAGAAATACCTGTCCTGGACAAGTTGCAGTATCTCTATTCCCTTCTGTCTGCTGTGCTTCCTGTGATTAAACAGATCCATCAAATTCAGTGCTTTGAAGTAGAACTGGAAAAAAAACTTTATGGTAAAAAGCTTTTCATGTTCAATTTTCAGCATATAACACATATGCATAATGTGACAATTTTTGCAATTATTTTTCCAGGCAATGACATAGATCTTGTCAGGACAAAATTGAATGCAGATGAACAGATGTGCTG CAACTTCTGTAGAATACCTATCATTGATTATCACCGGCATTGTGGAAATTGCTTGATAGATCTGTGCCTTAGTTGCTGTCAAGATCTTCGAGGACCATCTACAAGTGATATGAAAGGAGAAAATCATGCTACTTTGAGAAGTCAAGGCTCAAAAACTGTGTCCGAGCAAGTTAAAATATCCAGACTGGGAATAAATATATCTGAAAGGTTCCCTGGCTGGAAAGCCAATAGTGATGGCAGTATTCAATGCCCCCCCAAGGAGCATGGTGGCTGTGGTCATCGATCATTGAACCTTAGCcgaatatttaaaatgaattggGTTGCAAAACTAGTGAAGAATGTGGAGGAAATGGTTAGTGGCTGTAAGGTTCATGATGCTGGAACTGTTCAATTAACTGGGTTGAACAATACAAGACTCCTCCAGTGTGCTCACAGAGACAATGGAGAGGATAACTTCTTGTACTGCCCATCATCTCAAGATATTAAAAGTGAAGGGATTGGCAATTTTAGAAAACATTGGGTCAAGGGTGAACCTGTTATTATTAAGCAGGTATGTGACAGGCCATCCATGTCAGTCTGGGATCCAAAAGAAATATGGAGGGGGATTCGGGAGACAACAGATGAGAAGTCAAAAGATGAGAACAGAACAGTGAAGGCTATAGATTGCCTAGACTGGTCTGAG GTTGATATTGAACTTAGTCAGTTCATCAATGGATACTCAGAAGGACGATACCGCAAAGATGGTCAGCCAGAAATATTGAAATTGAAGGACTGGCCTTCTTCCAGTGCttctgaagaatttttattGTATCATAAACCTGAATTTACCAGTAAACTGCCTTTACTTGAGTATATCCATTCTCGGTTGGGTTTTCTAAATGTTGCTGCAAAACTACCTCATTATTCCTTGCAAAATGATGTTGgacctaaaatttatatgtctTATGGGACTAATGAGGAACTTGGTAGAGGTGATTCAGTGACCAATCTTCACTTCAATATGCGTGACATG GTATATTTGTTGGTGCACATGTGCGAAGTGAAGCAGAAGAAAGCTGAAGCTGAGAAGATCCAAAGATCTGCATCAGAATTTGAGATGAATGAATCAGCTGAGAATCCGGAAAAGAGTTTGAATGAAGGAAAGTTACCTGATATATCACTTGATGGACATGATGTGAAGAATGAATGTGGGGAAAAGTCTGCTGAAGACGAGGATGAGGTAATGGAGGATCAAGGGATTGAAACTAATATTAATGAAGAGAAAGTCATTAATTCTGAACTGTTAAATGGAGATGGTGAAGATAAGTCTGAAAAGAGTCTTCCAGGAGCACATTGGGATATCTTCCGTCGGCAGGATGTTCCAAAGTTAGTCAAGTATTTGCAAGAACACTGGGATGAGTTTGGGGAGCCTGGTGATGATATAAAGGATTTT GCTACACGTCCTCTTTATGAAGAAAAAGTATACTTGAATGGGGATcgtaaaagaaaattgaaagaagaaTTTG GAGTTGAGCCTTGGTCATTTGAACAGCATTTGGGGCAAGCTGTATTTGTTCCTGCTGGCTGCCCATATCAAGTGAGAAATCTTCAG
- the LOC123221252 gene encoding acyl-CoA-binding domain-containing protein 4-like translates to MSMARASSGLAYPERFYAAASYVGFDGSPNSAAKGLTSKFSNDSALLLYALYQQAVVGPCNIPKPSSWSPVEQSKWKSWQGLGNMAATEAMRLFVKILEEEDPGWYSRASNFAAEPVVDVQMNHNSKVEPVMENGISSLETKTVSTENGSLMETQDKDVILEGLGSVAVYDQWIAPPISGQCPKARYEHGAAIVQDKMYIYGGNHNGRYLNDLHVLDLRSWTWSKVEAKAGTESANAVTLTPCAGHSLIPWENKLLSIAGHTKDPSETIQVKVFDLQTCSWSTIKIYGKPPVSRGGQSVTLFGTSLVIFGGQDAKRLLLNDLHILDLETMTWDEVDAVGVPPSPRSDHTAAVHAERYLLIFGGGSHATCFNDLHVLDLQTMEWSRPTQQGEIPTARAGHAGVTIGENWFIVGGGDNKSGVSETVVLNMSTLVWSVVTSVQGRVPLASEGLSLAVSSYSGEDVLVSFGGYNGRYNSEVHVLKPSHKSTLPSRIIETPVLDSVSAVHNATNATRDVESESEVGQEGKIREIVMDNVESELSKSKGVQSTGHLIAALKAEKEELESSLNKEKLQSIQLNQELTEAETRNADLCKELQSVRSQLAAEQSRCFKLEVDVAELRQKLQTMETLQKELELLQRQKAASEQAALNAKQKQGSGGVWGWLAGTPSPDQKADDA, encoded by the exons ATGTCCATGGCGAGGGCGAGCTCAGGCCTCGCGTATCCGGAACGTTTCTACGCTGCAGCGTCGTACGTTGGCTTCGACGGATCACCTAATTCCGCCGCCAAAGGTCTCACCTCGAAGTTCTCGAACGACAGCGCTTTGCTCCTGTACGCCTTGTATCAGCAG GCTGTAGTAGGACCTTGTAACATTCCAAAACCTAGCTCATGGAGTCCTGTGGAACAAAGCAAATGGAAAAG CTGGCAAGGACTTGGAAACATGGCTGCCACAGAGGCTATGCGTCTCTTTGTAAAAATATTGGAG GAGGAAGATCCAGGTTGGTATTCAAGGGCATCTAACTTTGCTGCTGAGCCTGTTGTAGATGTGCAAATGAAT cATAATTCGAAAGTTGAGCCTGTGATGGAGAATGGGATTTCGTCTCTTGAGACTAAGACTGTTTCCACTGAAAATGGGAGCCTCATGGAAACTCAGGATAAAGATGTAATCTTAGAAGGCCTTGGTTCAGTTGCTGTCTATGATCAATGGATTGCACCTCCAATATCTGGTCAATGTCCCAAAGCTCGATATGAG CATGGAGCTGCAATTGTTCAAGACAAGATGTATATATATGGTGGAAACCATAATGGTCGCTACCTCAATGATCTTCAT GTTCTGGATTTGAGAAGTTGGACCTGGTCAAAGGTTGAGGCTAAGGCTGGGACTGAGTCAGCAAATGCAGTGACATTAACCCCTTGTGCTGGTCATTCCTTG ATACCATGGGAGAATAAACTTCTTTCAATTGCTGGTCATACGAAGGATCCTTCTGAAACAATTCAAG TGAAGGTGTTTGATCTACAAACTTGTTCTTGGTCAACAATAAAGATCTATGGGAAGCCTCCG GTCTCTCGTGGAGGTCAATCTGTGACCCTTTTTGGAACAAGCTTAGTGATTTTTGGGGGTCAGGATGCGAAGAGATTACTCTTGAATGATTTACATATACTTGATCTTGAAACCATGACCTGGGATGAAGTTGATGCTGT GGGTGTGCCTCCTTCTCCAAGGTCTGATCATACTGCTGCAGTACATGCAGAACGCTACCTTCTTATCTTTGGTGGGGGCTCACATGCCACTTGTTTCAATGATCTGCATGTTCTTGATTTACAAACT ATGGAGTGGTCAAGACCTACTCAACAAGGTGAGATACCAACTGCACGGGCTGGACATGCAGGTGTAACAATCGGAGAAAATTGGTTCATTGTTGGTGGTGGTGACAATAAGAGTG GGGTCTCAGAAACTGTTGTCCTCAATATGTCTACCCTTGTTTGGTCAGTCGTAACTTCTGTTCAGGGACGAGTTCCTCTTGCTAGTGAG GGCTTGAGTTTAGCTGTGAGCTCCTATAGTGGTGAGGatgttcttgtttcttttggaGGATACAATGGGCGTTACAACAGTGAG GTTCATGTTCTTAAACCTAGCCACAAGTCAACTTTGCCATCAAGGATAATAGAGACTCCTGTTCTTGACAGTGTTTCTGCTGTTCATAATGCTACAAATGCAACCAGAGATGTAGAGTCTGAGTCTGAAGTTGGTCAAGAAggaaaaataagagaaattgttaTGGATAATGTTGAATCAGAGCTCTCG AAATCAAAAGGTGTGCAAAGTACTGGGCATCTTATAGCAGCTCTTAAGGCGGAGAAAGAAGAATTAGAATCATCACTGAACAAGGAGAAGTTGCAATCTATCCAGCTAAATCAAGAATTAACTGAGGCTGAGACTCGGAATGCAGACCTTTGCAAG GAGCTTCAATCTGTTCGCAGTCAGCTTGCTGCTGAGCAATCAAGATGTTTCAAATTAGAG GTTGACGTAGCGGAACTAAGACAGAAGTTACAAACAATGGAGACATTGCAAAAGGAACTTGAACTCCTGCAGCGCCAAAAGGCTGCTTCAGAACAAGCGGCCTTAAATGCAAAACAGAAGCAGGGCTCAGGAGGTGTGTGGGGATGGCTTGCGGGAACCCCCTCTCCTGACCAAAAAGCTGATGAtgcttaa